Proteins encoded together in one Marinithermus hydrothermalis DSM 14884 window:
- the msrA gene encoding peptide-methionine (S)-S-oxide reductase MsrA → MAVQAEVATLGGGCFWCLEAVFRRLEGVLEVTCGYAGGQVPNPTYAEVSTGTTGHAEVVQVVFDPQRLSYRALLEVFFAVHDPTTRDRQGADVGPQYRSIVLYHTPEQRRVALEVIQNLEAEGAWPDPIVTEVVPLEAFYPAEAHHQRYFETHPDAPYCRAVIAPKLAKFRERFRDRTR, encoded by the coding sequence ATGGCAGTGCAAGCGGAGGTCGCTACCCTAGGCGGAGGGTGCTTTTGGTGCCTCGAGGCGGTCTTTCGGCGACTCGAGGGGGTGCTCGAGGTCACGTGTGGGTACGCAGGCGGGCAGGTGCCGAACCCCACGTACGCGGAGGTCTCGACGGGCACAACCGGGCACGCGGAGGTCGTGCAGGTCGTGTTCGATCCGCAGCGCCTCTCATATCGCGCGTTGCTCGAGGTGTTCTTCGCGGTGCATGACCCCACGACCCGGGACCGCCAAGGGGCGGACGTGGGGCCCCAGTACCGCTCGATCGTGCTGTACCACACGCCCGAGCAGCGCCGCGTGGCGCTAGAGGTGATCCAGAACCTCGAGGCCGAGGGCGCGTGGCCGGACCCGATCGTGACGGAGGTCGTGCCCCTCGAGGCTTTCTACCCGGCGGAGGCGCACCATCAGCGTTACTTCGAAACGCACCCGGACGCGCCGTACTGCCGGGCGGTCATTGCGCCGAAACTCGCGAAGTTCCGGGAGCGTTTCCGGGACCGGACGCGTTGA
- a CDS encoding GerMN domain-containing protein, with protein MKRFVTLWNLLGLAVLALGLAVYLYTDRRQGGAVLNLPETLEEARTPRTLQLRLYFGKPDGTGFVVERRQVRLEPGENPYERALAELVRGPAQGGTPLVPAGMDPPAVFVAGDTAYVDLPAAYGRLGYGSAGEVLLLFGMANTLLEFEEIGAVKFLLEGREVPTLGHVSLVDPIRKTR; from the coding sequence ATGAAGCGCTTCGTGACCCTATGGAACCTCCTGGGCCTCGCGGTGCTCGCCCTGGGACTCGCGGTCTACCTCTACACCGACCGCCGCCAGGGCGGCGCGGTGCTGAACCTCCCAGAGACCCTCGAGGAGGCCCGCACCCCCCGCACGCTCCAGCTGCGCCTGTACTTCGGAAAACCCGACGGGACCGGTTTCGTGGTGGAGCGCCGCCAGGTACGCCTCGAGCCGGGCGAAAACCCTTACGAACGCGCCCTCGCCGAGCTCGTACGCGGCCCGGCCCAAGGCGGCACGCCCCTAGTGCCGGCGGGAATGGATCCACCCGCGGTCTTCGTCGCGGGAGACACGGCGTACGTGGACCTCCCCGCGGCGTACGGCCGGCTGGGGTACGGCAGCGCCGGCGAGGTCCTGCTCCTCTTTGGCATGGCCAACACCCTCCTCGAGTTCGAGGAGATTGGCGCGGTCAAGTTCCTCCTCGAGGGGCGGGAGGTCCCCACCCTCGGGCACGTCTCCCTCGTGGATCCCATCCGTAAAACCCGTTAA
- a CDS encoding N-acetylmuramoyl-L-alanine amidase, with protein sequence MVLTRLARAVPLLALVGMLGAFAQAPKPLLAGRANLTAVYPVNAGVSYADARALAEALGLGYWENPSFVILQLGSRVVKLTVYSEENQKTAVNANPPGAIRQADRVLVPLRYVMQGLGGQYVGSEVALRVNLPVARLREVRAQVIETRDQVLLRFDRDVNVRQMGPGEFVAVGVQGRFAVYDVTGVYLSRVRTAPDPYGLRIYLEGAEGFTVRHYPLPNQVVFEIGARTESRAAPRIVIDPGHGGEDPGATQGALREKDVVLQIAQKLQRRLAEAGYAVRLTRDNDTAIPPETRAQAAVGADVFLSLHLTSGPVPQTGVVIYTFRPSTPNSRLTPAFVRNGRTLLEGRGARQDLLARFLTPAEASQALAQALALQLKDRVGLAVRHGPAPDYVLAYATGAAALIELGSVEDAVDRARLGDPLEQERLVEALTEAVIAYLGRRE encoded by the coding sequence ATGGTACTAACGCGCCTAGCTCGAGCTGTTCCCCTGCTCGCGCTGGTCGGGATGCTGGGCGCGTTCGCTCAAGCCCCCAAGCCCCTCCTCGCGGGACGCGCGAACCTCACCGCGGTCTACCCGGTGAACGCGGGGGTTTCGTACGCTGACGCGCGCGCCCTTGCGGAAGCGCTTGGCCTAGGGTACTGGGAGAACCCGAGCTTCGTGATCCTTCAGTTGGGCAGCCGAGTCGTGAAGCTCACGGTCTACTCCGAGGAGAACCAAAAAACAGCGGTCAACGCGAACCCGCCCGGCGCGATCCGCCAAGCCGACCGGGTTCTGGTTCCCCTCCGCTACGTGATGCAAGGGCTTGGCGGGCAGTACGTGGGCAGCGAGGTCGCCCTACGCGTGAACCTGCCGGTCGCCCGGTTGCGCGAGGTGCGCGCGCAGGTGATCGAGACGCGGGACCAGGTACTGCTTCGCTTCGATCGGGACGTGAACGTCCGGCAGATGGGGCCCGGCGAGTTCGTGGCGGTTGGTGTGCAGGGGCGGTTCGCGGTGTACGACGTCACGGGCGTGTACTTAAGCCGCGTACGCACCGCGCCCGACCCTTACGGGCTGCGGATCTACCTTGAGGGCGCGGAAGGCTTCACCGTGCGCCACTACCCACTCCCCAACCAGGTCGTCTTCGAGATCGGTGCCCGCACCGAAAGCCGCGCCGCCCCCCGGATCGTGATCGACCCCGGGCACGGCGGGGAGGACCCCGGCGCGACCCAAGGCGCCCTCCGGGAAAAAGACGTGGTCCTCCAAATCGCCCAGAAACTCCAGCGCCGCCTAGCCGAGGCCGGGTACGCAGTGCGTCTTACCCGCGACAACGACACCGCCATCCCCCCAGAAACCCGCGCGCAGGCCGCGGTCGGGGCGGACGTCTTCCTCAGTCTGCACCTCACGAGCGGCCCCGTACCGCAAACGGGCGTCGTGATCTACACCTTCCGCCCCAGCACGCCGAACTCCCGCCTGACGCCGGCCTTCGTGCGCAACGGCCGCACCCTCCTCGAGGGGCGCGGCGCCCGGCAGGACCTGCTCGCGCGTTTCCTCACGCCCGCCGAGGCCAGCCAAGCCCTCGCCCAGGCCCTCGCCCTGCAGCTTAAGGACAGGGTGGGCCTCGCGGTGCGGCACGGTCCCGCCCCGGACTACGTCCTCGCGTACGCCACCGGAGCCGCAGCCCTGATCGAGCTGGGTTCGGTGGAGGACGCCGTGGACCGCGCGCGCCTCGGGGACCCCCTGGAGCAGGAGCGGCTCGTGGAGGCCCTAACCGAAGCGGTGATTGCGTATCTTGGGAGGCGGGAATGA
- a CDS encoding AAA family ATPase has product MRIERLILHGFKSFAERTVLEFPHGLSGIIGPNGSGKSNVIEALRFVVGARARELRGGRAEELIFHGGTGRPPMPFAEVILELTRGRERITVSRRIERDGSQEVRLNGRRASFRQIEQALAGSGLGRNGYAIVGQGEVSGILHASPEVLLGHLEDAAGLRTVTLAHREAQARLERAEAHLAELSSELARRQTDLERLAEEARAAQRAQALAAERLCVQRGLIQARVAELEREIQALRAAIQAAQDTQAELRERQTELKTARAQAEAALEAALAHQAELKAAYEARRGEVRLLEARREHLQRERRRLLAERARLEQELERLRRQAPPELPERPEGDPNTLAEAVAHVRDELAEAEAALTDAETTYRQATEEYARYQKALAVHEAQRAARAQALQERARLEADRARLTEAYARLQAELEAKETQARKLRAALNEASRALSETTSELRALTREKERLAAFVASGADLAEGPRRVAQSGIPGVIGVVADLVRAPEGLEAALEAALGGRLQWVLTEDEAAAKTAVAYLKRHGGRATFLPRTLLRPRTRSWSALARAPGVLGFARDLAPIPGEPEATAVLFGDTLVIQDLEAALAIARAHPDRPRLVTLEGEVLEASGALTGGRARKGAGQTLALRRRLADLEAEVAAHEAEVRALQDTIARTKADLAALEVEQSRARAEELARELKALERALAHTTLPEVPPAPEPVPEPDPRPLEALRERVAALKDEAGRLEAAAARWEAYRREAAHYRALLERFEADQARAQEAMARLETLRAELEQLEAEHAQLAADLDRARQAVDELDLEAAARRVQAQRQEVERLLAEEEATVRRLSETLTQADEHRLTLARREATLEAVRAEAAALPPGEAAEGTYRTLQRRLAQIEREISEMGPVNHRAEHAHAQLAAEVERLKAEVAEAAEAARQLEAGLEAVQREYADRLEAAFQRFQERFAHYAHALLGGGATVQREAGGLALGLNPAGKRTRRLELLSMGEKTMGALAFLFALAEVGEGGLPLAVLDEVDAPLDEANIARFTRFLRRFSTERQFILVTHQKRTMEACDALYGVTSRDGMSRVYTIRREEAPLGVE; this is encoded by the coding sequence ATGCGCATCGAACGCCTGATCCTGCACGGCTTCAAGTCTTTCGCGGAACGCACCGTCCTCGAGTTTCCCCACGGCCTGAGCGGCATCATCGGGCCGAACGGGTCCGGCAAAAGCAACGTGATCGAAGCGCTGCGCTTCGTGGTCGGCGCGCGCGCCCGAGAACTGCGCGGCGGCCGAGCCGAGGAACTGATCTTTCACGGCGGCACGGGCCGACCCCCCATGCCCTTCGCGGAGGTGATCCTCGAGCTCACCCGCGGCCGGGAACGCATCACGGTCTCCCGCCGCATCGAGCGGGACGGCAGTCAGGAGGTGCGCCTCAACGGACGGCGCGCCAGCTTCCGCCAGATCGAGCAGGCCCTCGCGGGCAGCGGCCTCGGACGCAACGGGTACGCGATCGTCGGACAGGGGGAGGTGAGCGGCATCCTACACGCCAGCCCCGAGGTGCTCCTCGGGCACCTCGAGGACGCCGCGGGACTCCGCACGGTCACGCTCGCGCACCGGGAAGCCCAGGCCCGCCTCGAGCGCGCCGAAGCGCACCTGGCGGAGCTCTCCAGTGAACTCGCGCGCCGTCAAACGGACCTCGAGCGCCTCGCCGAGGAAGCCCGCGCCGCCCAGCGCGCCCAGGCCCTTGCCGCGGAACGCCTCTGCGTCCAGCGCGGCCTCATCCAGGCCCGCGTGGCGGAGCTCGAGCGCGAGATCCAGGCCCTGCGCGCCGCGATCCAGGCGGCGCAGGACACGCAGGCCGAGCTGCGGGAACGCCAAACCGAACTGAAAACCGCGCGCGCCCAGGCGGAAGCTGCCCTCGAGGCGGCCCTCGCCCATCAGGCGGAACTCAAGGCGGCCTACGAGGCTCGCCGGGGAGAGGTGCGGCTCCTGGAGGCGCGGCGCGAGCACCTTCAGCGCGAGCGCCGGCGCCTCCTCGCGGAACGCGCGCGGCTCGAGCAGGAGCTCGAGCGCCTGCGACGCCAAGCCCCGCCCGAGCTCCCCGAGCGCCCCGAGGGCGACCCGAACACCCTAGCGGAAGCCGTCGCGCACGTGCGGGATGAACTCGCCGAAGCGGAAGCTGCCCTAACCGACGCGGAAACCACCTACCGTCAAGCCACGGAGGAATACGCGCGTTACCAAAAAGCCCTGGCGGTGCACGAAGCGCAGCGCGCGGCGCGCGCACAAGCCCTGCAGGAACGCGCGCGGCTCGAGGCCGATCGCGCACGCCTCACCGAAGCCTACGCGCGCCTCCAAGCCGAGCTCGAGGCTAAGGAAACCCAGGCGCGGAAACTGCGGGCCGCGCTGAACGAAGCCTCCCGCGCCCTGAGCGAAACGACGAGCGAGCTCCGGGCCCTCACGCGTGAGAAGGAACGCCTGGCGGCTTTCGTGGCTTCCGGCGCGGACCTCGCGGAAGGCCCGCGCCGCGTCGCGCAATCCGGGATCCCCGGCGTGATCGGCGTGGTCGCGGACCTCGTGCGCGCCCCCGAAGGGCTCGAGGCAGCCCTCGAAGCGGCCCTTGGGGGCCGGCTGCAGTGGGTGCTAACCGAGGACGAGGCAGCAGCCAAGACGGCCGTGGCCTACCTGAAGCGGCACGGGGGGCGCGCCACCTTCCTGCCGCGCACCCTACTCCGCCCCCGCACCCGATCCTGGAGCGCCCTGGCACGCGCGCCGGGCGTGCTGGGGTTCGCGCGCGATCTGGCCCCGATTCCCGGAGAGCCCGAAGCGACCGCCGTGCTCTTCGGGGACACCCTGGTCATCCAGGACCTCGAGGCCGCCCTGGCGATCGCCCGCGCGCACCCGGACCGCCCGCGCCTCGTGACCCTCGAGGGGGAGGTGCTCGAAGCGAGCGGCGCGCTCACCGGGGGGCGCGCCCGCAAAGGCGCGGGGCAGACCCTCGCGCTGCGGCGTCGCCTCGCGGACCTCGAGGCGGAGGTCGCCGCGCACGAAGCGGAGGTTCGTGCGCTTCAGGACACGATCGCGCGCACCAAGGCGGACCTCGCCGCCCTCGAGGTCGAGCAATCCCGCGCGCGGGCCGAGGAACTGGCCCGTGAACTCAAGGCCCTAGAGCGCGCCCTCGCGCACACCACGCTGCCCGAGGTGCCGCCCGCCCCCGAGCCGGTCCCCGAACCGGACCCCAGGCCCCTTGAGGCCCTCCGGGAACGGGTCGCGGCCCTCAAGGACGAAGCAGGGCGACTGGAAGCCGCCGCAGCCCGCTGGGAGGCGTACCGCCGGGAGGCAGCCCACTACCGCGCGCTTCTCGAGCGTTTTGAGGCGGACCAGGCCCGTGCCCAAGAGGCCATGGCCCGCCTCGAAACCCTACGCGCGGAGCTCGAGCAGCTCGAGGCCGAACACGCCCAGCTCGCGGCGGACCTGGACCGCGCTCGCCAGGCCGTGGACGAGCTCGACCTGGAAGCCGCTGCCCGCCGCGTTCAGGCGCAACGCCAAGAGGTCGAGCGCCTCCTCGCGGAGGAGGAGGCCACGGTGCGCCGCCTGAGCGAAACGCTCACTCAAGCGGACGAGCACCGCCTCACCCTCGCGCGGCGCGAGGCCACCCTCGAGGCGGTGCGCGCCGAGGCCGCCGCCCTCCCCCCAGGCGAGGCTGCCGAGGGCACCTACCGCACGCTGCAGCGCCGCCTCGCCCAGATCGAGCGAGAAATCTCGGAGATGGGGCCCGTCAACCACCGGGCCGAGCACGCGCACGCCCAACTCGCGGCGGAAGTGGAACGCCTGAAAGCAGAGGTCGCGGAAGCCGCCGAAGCCGCACGTCAGCTTGAAGCGGGCCTGGAGGCGGTTCAGCGCGAGTACGCGGACCGGCTCGAGGCCGCCTTCCAGCGGTTTCAGGAGCGGTTCGCGCACTACGCGCACGCGCTCTTGGGGGGAGGTGCGACGGTACAGCGCGAGGCGGGGGGACTGGCGCTCGGCCTGAACCCGGCCGGGAAGCGCACGCGCCGGCTCGAGCTCCTCTCGATGGGGGAGAAGACCATGGGGGCCTTGGCCTTTCTCTTCGCGTTGGCGGAGGTGGGGGAGGGCGGGCTGCCCCTCGCGGTGCTGGACGAGGTGGACGCCCCGCTGGACGAGGCGAACATCGCGCGGTTCACGCGGTTCTTGCGGCGGTTTTCAACGGAACGGCAGTTCATTCTCGTCACGCACCAAAAACGCACGATGGAGGCCTGTGACGCCCTGTACGGCGTGACCAGCCGGGACGGAATGAGCCGCGTGTACACGATCCGGCGGGAGGAAGCGCCGCTCGGCGTAGAATAG